Part of the Armatimonadota bacterium genome is shown below.
GGCCGCTGAGGTGGCCGGCGGGGCTTCTACCGGTTGAGATTTATCTCGCCGGAGCGCAGATCGTACTCAGCGTGCAGTTTCAGGGCATCGGTCAGGAACCGGACCGGTACGAGAGTGCGGCCGCCGTGGATGCCGGCCGCGACGTCAAGCGCAACGCGCTCGCCGTTCACCCTGGCAAATCGGCTGCCGATGCGAAGCACGATGTCGGTCTCACCGGAGACAACGCGGACCTCATGGGTCTTTGCGTTCCATTCGACCTTTCCGCCCGCGGCTTCGCAAATACCGCGGAGGCCCGCGGTGGTGATTCCGGAGATAATGCGAGGCGCCACATCGAACTGCACCGGTTCGTCGTTGAACGCGATGCGGACAGGGCTGGGAATCGTTACGGTCTGGCCAATCCGGAACTGCCACTGGCGCGCGCGGAGGTTGGCCGCGAGGAGCCGCTTCACCGTTACGCCGTACGTTCGCGCGACATGGGCGGGCGTGTCGCCTGGCCGGACGGCATGCACGATTCGTCCGTTGTGCACCCGGTCCGGCGGAAGCTCGGGAACGATGACCGGCTTGAGAGCCTGTTTATGCGCCGGCGCGGCAATCGCCTTGATCGGAGCGGGGTTCGAGTGGACGCGCACGACCGGCGCGGTCGGCCTGGCGGAATGAGCGATATGAGCCGGGTGCGGAACCGGGTTTCCCATTTCGACAGGCGACACTCTGGCCACGAGGGTCTTCCTTGCCTTTGGAGCCGGTTTTGCGGTGACCTTCTGGGGAGCGGCCGGTGCGGGCGCCGGGGACGCTTCCGTCACCGTATCACCCTGCATCTTCAAGACGAAGACGGGCTCCGGCGCTTTCGCAGGCTGCGGCTTAGCCGGTGAAAACACAGGCTTATGTGTCGGCGCGAACGTCGGCTTGGGCGCTACGACCATCTTCGGGGCTACCGGCTCAGCCTTTTCGATTTTCGGCAGGATGGGCTTGGGGACGGCCATTGGAACCGGCTTGAAATCTGCTACGGGCACGGTTTCGACCGGCAACTCGCTAATTGCTCCCGGCGGCGTGACCGGGGCCGGCGCGGCGTCCGGCGCCGCTTCGAGAACGGCTTGAACCGGGACGTTCGGGGTGAGCACCGACTTTGGAGCCGCCGCGATGTGTTTCGCGGGCGCCGCGCGTTTGGGCGCGACCTGCGCCACGCGCCTGGGAGTTGCGGGCTTCGGAGCGGGCGTCACCGCGGCCGGCGCTGAAACGACAGGCGTCACGGTCGGCGTTTCTGGCAGGGCGTGGGTGGCAGCCACGGGCTTCGGCGCCGCGACAGGGGAAACGTGCGGCGTAGTTGGTGCGGGTGGCTCTTCGACGGGTGCGGGCGCAGGCGCATTCAGGTCGGCGTTGATGGTCGTCGCACCACCGGGGTTGTTCACATTGAAGCGGACCGGCGTTGCCGTACCTTTGTTGTTCGCCGCGTCGTAGGCCCAGGCCTCAAGCGTGTGGCTGCCGTTCGCATACTGCGTGGAATCAACCGTCACGGAATAGGGCTGGCGATTGGAAACGCTCCGGAGCTCCTTGTCAACAAACATCGACACGTAAGGGGCGTCTCCGCTGTTGTCGGTGGCCAGAACCTTCACGTCAAACGAGCCATGAAGCGTGGCGTTCGGCGACGGGGCCACGATCGTTACCTGTGGAGGGACGGTGTCAGGACCGGAGCCATTGACCACGCTCACCGGAATCGACTGAACGCCGACAACCTGGCCGGCGGAGTCGTACATCCGAAGGGTCACCTTGTGGGCGCCCGTCCCTGCCGCAGTGCTGTCCCATTGGAAGTTGACACTTCCACTGGTGCCGCCGGGCTTGAACGCGCGCTTTCCGACCTCGGTGTCATCGAGGAACAGCCTGACCGAGACAACGGGACGGGGGGCGCTGAATTGAGCGTAGATGGTGACCGACTTTCCGCCGACGGCGGTGTTCGCGCGCGGGGTGAGGAAGGTGGCGCCCGCGTGGGCGGCGCTCCCGGCGCCAATAACGCTCGGAACTGTTAACGCCGTGGCGGCGGCCAACCGACGGGCCGTGCGTTTATTCATAGGTAAGGCTCCTCCCGAAATGGGGCGCCCTTACGGGCACGCCATCATGGTAGCGCGGCGGCGTTTGGGTGTCAATCGGATGGGACGTGTCCTCGCGCCTGTGAGTTCGGCCTTGCAACGGCTTCCCGCAGGTGTGCGGGCCGCCTCTCGCTTGAACCCCCTCTCGGCACGCTCCTAGAATGAACGAAGCCCAGTGATTGAAGGAGTACCGACCCTATGGCGGATATGGAGACATTGGTCTCGCTGTGCAAGCGGCGAGGCTTTATTTTTATCAGCAGCGAGATATACGGCGGCGCCGGCAGCGTTTACGATTTCGGCCCGGTGGGCGTGCTTCTCAAGAACAACGTCAAAGCGGCGTGGTGGAAGAGCATGGTCCAGGAACGGGACGATATGGAAGGCCTGGACAGCGCCATCCTTATGCCTGAAAAGGTCTGGGAGGCCAGCGGACACCTCGCGTCGTTCACGGATCCGATGGTAGACTGCCGCGACTGTAAGCGCCGATATCGAGCGGACACCCTTGTGGAAGAGCTTGCTCCCGCGGCCATCGAGGCCCTGGGAGTCGTGGAGCCCACCAACGAACAGCTCGCGGAGCTCGTCAAGACCATCAAATGTCCGAACTGCGGGGGGGAACTGACGCCGCCGAAGACCTTCAACCTCCTGATGAAAACCGAACTCGGTTCAACCGAGGACGGGACGACGGTGGCCTACCTGCGAGGGGAAACCTGCCAGGGCATCTATGTGAATTTCAAGAACGTGGAGATGAACGGCCGGCGTAAATTGCCATTCGGCATCGCACAGATCGGCAAGGCGTTCCGCAATGAGATCACGCCCGGCAACTTCATCTATCGAACCCGCGAGTTCGAGCAAATGGAGATGCAGTTCTTCGTTCGCGAAGCTGAAGCGCCCGAGCACTACGAGGTCTGGAAAGCGACCCGCATGGCCTGGTACCACGATCGCCTCGGCATCCGTCCATCCAACCTTCGGTTCCGCGATCACGAGAAATTGGCGCACTACGCCAAAGCCGCGGTTGACATCGAGTATAAATACCCCTTCGGCTGGAAGGAACTGGCCGGTATCCACAATCGCAGCAATTGGGACCTCAGCCGCCACAGCGAGTACAGCGGCAAGGCTCTGGACGTGTTCGACG
Proteins encoded:
- a CDS encoding Ig-like domain-containing protein, producing the protein MNKRTARRLAAATALTVPSVIGAGSAAHAGATFLTPRANTAVGGKSVTIYAQFSAPRPVVSVRLFLDDTEVGKRAFKPGGTSGSVNFQWDSTAAGTGAHKVTLRMYDSAGQVVGVQSIPVSVVNGSGPDTVPPQVTIVAPSPNATLHGSFDVKVLATDNSGDAPYVSMFVDKELRSVSNRQPYSVTVDSTQYANGSHTLEAWAYDAANNKGTATPVRFNVNNPGGATTINADLNAPAPAPVEEPPAPTTPHVSPVAAPKPVAATHALPETPTVTPVVSAPAAVTPAPKPATPRRVAQVAPKRAAPAKHIAAAPKSVLTPNVPVQAVLEAAPDAAPAPVTPPGAISELPVETVPVADFKPVPMAVPKPILPKIEKAEPVAPKMVVAPKPTFAPTHKPVFSPAKPQPAKAPEPVFVLKMQGDTVTEASPAPAPAAPQKVTAKPAPKARKTLVARVSPVEMGNPVPHPAHIAHSARPTAPVVRVHSNPAPIKAIAAPAHKQALKPVIVPELPPDRVHNGRIVHAVRPGDTPAHVARTYGVTVKRLLAANLRARQWQFRIGQTVTIPSPVRIAFNDEPVQFDVAPRIISGITTAGLRGICEAAGGKVEWNAKTHEVRVVSGETDIVLRIGSRFARVNGERVALDVAAGIHGGRTLVPVRFLTDALKLHAEYDLRSGEINLNR
- a CDS encoding glycine--tRNA ligase; amino-acid sequence: METLVSLCKRRGFIFISSEIYGGAGSVYDFGPVGVLLKNNVKAAWWKSMVQERDDMEGLDSAILMPEKVWEASGHLASFTDPMVDCRDCKRRYRADTLVEELAPAAIEALGVVEPTNEQLAELVKTIKCPNCGGELTPPKTFNLLMKTELGSTEDGTTVAYLRGETCQGIYVNFKNVEMNGRRKLPFGIAQIGKAFRNEITPGNFIYRTREFEQMEMQFFVREAEAPEHYEVWKATRMAWYHDRLGIRPSNLRFRDHEKLAHYAKAAVDIEYKYPFGWKELAGIHNRSNWDLSRHSEYSGKALDVFDEATKERFIPWIIETSDGADRATLVTLLDAYDEDIVNGETRVVLRFHPNIAPYKVAVLPLSKKPELSGVAKGIAAELRKHFWTDYDESQAIGKRYRRQDEIGTPFCVTVDFDSLEDKAVTIRERDTMVQERVPIDGLAARLAERLAQPWDPDAIRAGTE